The Paenibacillus macerans genome includes a window with the following:
- the htpG gene encoding molecular chaperone HtpG — MAKKQFQAESKRLLEMMINSIYTQKEIFLRELISNASDAIDKIYYRALTDDKLVFNKDDYFIKVKPDKASRTLTITDTGIGMTKDELENNLGVIAKSGSYAFKNENEIKDGHNIIGQFGVGFYSAFMVADVVTVISRALGSDEAYKWESQGADGYTVEPCEKDTVGTEIILKIKANTEDEQYDEYLEEYRLKSIIKKYSDFIRYPIKMDITGSRPKKGSEGEFEEYTEEQTVNSMVPIWRKNKSELTDEDYENFYMEKRYGFDKPVSHIHIKADGAVVYNAILYIPEKTPFDYYTKEYEKGLELYSNGVLIMNKCADLLPDYFSFVKGMVDSEDLSLNISRELLQHDRQLKMIAKNIQSKIKSQLQSLLKDEREKYEKFYESFGRQLKFGVYNDYGMNKEVLQDLLLFTSSKEKKLVTLDEYVSRMPEDQKYIYYAAGESVERLEKLPQTELVLDKGYEILYFTDDIDEFAIKMIMSYKDKEFKSVSSGDLGIEADAAEEKAEADDNKELFAAMKELLAGKVKEVKASKRLKSHPVCLSTEGELSIEMEKVLSAMPGANGQNVKADKVLEINVGHDVFKSLKKAYESDKEKLGLYTNLLYNQALLIEGLPIADPVEFTNDICKVMV, encoded by the coding sequence ATGGCCAAAAAACAATTCCAGGCAGAGTCCAAACGCTTGCTGGAGATGATGATCAACTCCATCTACACGCAGAAGGAGATTTTCCTGCGGGAGCTGATTTCCAACGCCAGCGACGCCATCGATAAAATTTATTACCGGGCGCTGACGGATGACAAGCTGGTGTTCAACAAGGACGACTATTTTATTAAAGTGAAGCCGGACAAGGCTTCCCGCACCCTGACGATCACCGACACGGGGATCGGCATGACCAAAGACGAGTTGGAAAACAACCTCGGCGTCATCGCCAAAAGCGGCTCGTACGCGTTCAAGAACGAAAACGAAATCAAGGACGGGCACAACATTATCGGCCAGTTCGGGGTCGGCTTTTATTCGGCGTTTATGGTGGCGGACGTGGTCACCGTAATCAGCCGGGCGCTGGGCAGTGATGAGGCTTATAAGTGGGAGTCCCAGGGGGCGGACGGTTATACTGTTGAGCCGTGCGAAAAGGATACGGTCGGTACGGAAATTATTTTGAAAATCAAAGCGAACACCGAGGACGAGCAATACGACGAATACCTCGAAGAATACCGCCTGAAATCGATCATCAAGAAATATTCGGACTTTATCCGCTATCCGATCAAGATGGACATTACGGGCAGCCGGCCGAAGAAAGGCAGCGAAGGCGAATTCGAGGAGTACACGGAAGAGCAAACCGTCAACAGCATGGTGCCGATCTGGCGCAAGAACAAATCCGAACTGACGGACGAAGATTACGAAAACTTTTATATGGAGAAACGTTACGGGTTCGACAAGCCGGTATCGCATATCCATATTAAAGCGGACGGGGCGGTCGTGTATAACGCGATTTTGTACATTCCGGAAAAAACACCCTTCGACTACTACACCAAGGAGTACGAAAAAGGCCTGGAGCTGTATTCCAACGGCGTGCTGATCATGAACAAATGCGCCGATCTGCTGCCGGACTATTTCAGCTTCGTCAAAGGGATGGTCGACTCGGAGGACCTGTCGCTGAACATTTCGCGGGAACTGCTGCAGCATGACCGGCAGCTGAAAATGATTGCGAAAAACATCCAAAGCAAGATCAAAAGCCAACTGCAAAGCCTGCTCAAGGACGAACGCGAGAAATACGAGAAGTTCTACGAGTCGTTTGGCCGTCAGTTGAAATTTGGCGTATACAACGATTACGGCATGAACAAGGAGGTGCTGCAGGATCTGCTGCTGTTCACCTCCTCCAAAGAAAAGAAGCTCGTTACGCTGGACGAATACGTGTCGCGGATGCCGGAGGATCAGAAGTATATCTATTACGCCGCCGGCGAATCGGTGGAACGGCTGGAGAAGCTGCCGCAAACCGAACTGGTGTTGGACAAAGGCTACGAAATCCTGTATTTTACCGACGATATCGACGAATTTGCGATCAAAATGATCATGAGCTACAAGGACAAAGAGTTCAAATCGGTATCGAGCGGCGACCTGGGGATCGAAGCCGACGCCGCCGAAGAGAAAGCGGAAGCGGACGACAACAAAGAGCTGTTTGCCGCGATGAAAGAGCTGCTCGCGGGCAAAGTGAAGGAAGTTAAAGCTTCAAAACGGCTGAAATCGCATCCGGTGTGCCTGTCGACGGAGGGCGAATTGTCCATTGAAATGGAAAAGGTGCTCAGCGCCATGCCGGGCGCAAACGGACAAAATGTCAAAGCCGACAAGGTGCTGGAAATCAACGTCGGCCACGATGTGTTCAAGTCGCTGAAAAAGGCGTACGAAAGCGACAAAGAGAAGCTCGGCCTGTACACGAACCTGCTGTACAATCAGGCGCTGCTGATCGAAGGCTTGCCGATCGCCGATCCGGTCGAATTCACGAACGATATTTGCAAAGTGATGGTGTAA
- a CDS encoding PstS family phosphate ABC transporter substrate-binding protein, with protein sequence MKQSGRILLKVLGCLAAAFVILFAGAVTAFITAFMGGQKFYAPLALAVAGILVLFVIARTFLPGRARTVNYVLLGCFAACGVAVAAYEINQAYHNSFAVVSDQDVDLEQYRPFQNNGEVAVLAKPSSLTLLDDLPRMDGATALYPLYSAFAQAVYPRKEYDLYDSEVMANTTPGAYKNLLDGRADVIFAAAPSSLQLAQAKRQGLELKLTPIGREAFVFFVHADNPVQGLSAQQIQAIYAGEITDWSEVGGRSGKIRAFQRPEGSGSQTMLQRLMEGKELMAPPQKDVVSGMGGIIAQTADYRNYPNALGYSFLFFATEMAHNGQIRLLEIDGVKPDKTTIQSGEYPLAAEFYAVTAGSDNPNVSRLIAWILSPQGQALVEQTGYTPIAAASDIDTENEDR encoded by the coding sequence ATGAAACAAAGCGGGAGGATTTTGCTGAAAGTTCTAGGCTGTTTGGCAGCGGCGTTCGTCATTTTGTTTGCGGGCGCGGTGACGGCGTTCATAACCGCATTTATGGGGGGACAGAAATTTTACGCGCCGCTCGCGCTGGCGGTGGCCGGGATTCTTGTTTTGTTTGTGATTGCCCGCACGTTTCTGCCCGGGCGCGCGCGTACGGTCAATTACGTGCTGCTGGGCTGTTTTGCGGCATGCGGAGTGGCCGTGGCGGCGTACGAAATCAACCAGGCTTACCACAACAGCTTTGCCGTTGTCAGCGATCAGGACGTGGACCTGGAGCAGTACCGGCCTTTTCAAAATAACGGGGAAGTCGCAGTGTTGGCGAAGCCTTCGTCGCTGACGCTGCTTGATGATCTGCCGAGGATGGACGGGGCCACCGCGCTTTACCCGCTATATTCGGCTTTTGCGCAGGCGGTGTACCCCCGCAAGGAATACGACCTTTACGACAGCGAAGTGATGGCGAATACGACGCCGGGAGCCTACAAAAATTTGCTGGATGGGCGGGCCGACGTCATTTTTGCCGCTGCTCCTTCCAGCCTCCAGCTGGCGCAGGCGAAAAGACAGGGGCTTGAGCTGAAGCTGACGCCGATCGGGCGCGAGGCTTTCGTGTTTTTCGTCCATGCGGACAACCCGGTGCAGGGACTGTCCGCACAGCAGATCCAGGCCATTTACGCCGGGGAGATTACCGACTGGAGCGAGGTCGGCGGCAGAAGCGGCAAAATCCGCGCTTTCCAGCGGCCGGAGGGCAGCGGCAGCCAAACGATGCTGCAGAGGCTGATGGAAGGAAAAGAGCTGATGGCGCCCCCGCAAAAAGATGTGGTATCGGGGATGGGCGGGATTATCGCGCAAACGGCCGATTACCGCAACTACCCGAACGCCCTCGGGTACTCCTTTTTGTTCTTTGCGACGGAAATGGCGCACAACGGGCAAATCCGGCTGCTGGAGATCGATGGAGTGAAGCCGGACAAAACGACGATCCAAAGCGGGGAATACCCGCTGGCCGCGGAGTTTTACGCGGTGACGGCAGGCAGCGACAATCCGAACGTAAGCCGGCTGATCGCGTGGATTTTATCCCCGCAAGGCCAAGCCTTGGTCGAGCAAACGGGGTACACGCCGATCGCGGCGGCATCCGATATTGACACGGAAAATGAGGATCGATAA
- a CDS encoding sensor histidine kinase yields the protein MLYVKEIILQLFFAHMPLVMFNLFYRDRTQNYSPKFIIATSMICLFLSMTFGISTVPGYTYDIRYIIIFFGLIFGGLQIGLILLAEFILYRLYLGGDGTFIALLITLVTFPVSLVLYRIYQRTSRKLPVIIAAGLFFSAIPIAMVYLYNPQSVLNHLFFHLFVIPAQNSIGCWLLITFFKKAVADKELYINYAQQQRVRAISHVAASLVHEVRNPLTAVKGFLTLIKEGAADREKTARYIDICMSEIGRTEYILSEYLAISKPIADREMPTNLQELLEITRDVMNPFANMHNVEMEIEYPADTEPLWIMANPDKMKQVLVNFIKNAVEACAEAPLRQGKVILKLQTAAEKVVLSIKDNGIGMTEEQTRRLGSVYFSTKSGGTGLGLTFSYQAILSLGGTVSVSSEPGEGTEFTISLPLYAMRDLEAAQ from the coding sequence ATGTTGTATGTTAAGGAAATAATCCTCCAGCTCTTTTTTGCCCATATGCCTTTAGTCATGTTTAACTTGTTTTATCGCGACCGCACGCAAAATTATTCGCCGAAATTCATCATTGCCACGAGCATGATTTGCCTTTTCTTATCGATGACCTTTGGGATCAGCACCGTTCCCGGATATACTTACGACATTAGATATATCATCATATTTTTCGGCTTGATTTTCGGCGGGCTGCAGATCGGTTTGATCCTGCTGGCGGAATTTATATTGTACCGCTTATATCTCGGGGGTGACGGTACGTTCATTGCGCTGCTCATCACGCTGGTTACCTTCCCGGTTTCGCTCGTCCTGTACCGGATTTACCAGCGGACCAGCCGCAAGCTGCCCGTCATTATAGCGGCAGGTTTGTTTTTTTCGGCGATTCCCATCGCTATGGTGTATTTGTACAACCCGCAGTCGGTTTTGAACCATTTGTTTTTTCATCTCTTCGTCATCCCTGCGCAAAATTCGATCGGCTGCTGGCTGCTGATTACGTTTTTCAAAAAAGCGGTCGCCGACAAGGAGTTGTATATCAACTACGCGCAGCAGCAGCGGGTACGGGCGATTAGCCATGTCGCGGCCTCGCTGGTTCACGAGGTGCGCAATCCGTTAACGGCGGTCAAAGGCTTCTTGACCTTGATCAAGGAAGGCGCGGCGGACCGGGAAAAGACAGCCCGTTATATCGACATTTGCATGAGCGAAATCGGACGTACGGAATACATATTGTCGGAGTATCTTGCGATCTCGAAGCCGATTGCCGATAGAGAGATGCCTACCAACCTGCAGGAGCTGCTGGAAATTACAAGGGATGTCATGAATCCGTTCGCCAATATGCACAATGTGGAGATGGAAATCGAGTATCCCGCGGATACGGAGCCTTTATGGATCATGGCCAATCCCGATAAAATGAAGCAGGTGCTCGTCAATTTCATCAAAAACGCGGTGGAGGCCTGCGCCGAAGCGCCCCTGCGGCAGGGCAAAGTCATCCTCAAGCTGCAGACGGCTGCGGAGAAGGTGGTCCTGTCCATCAAGGATAACGGCATCGGGATGACGGAGGAGCAGACCCGGCGCCTGGGCTCCGTTTATTTCTCGACCAAATCGGGCGGCACCGGGCTCGGGCTGACGTTTTCGTACCAAGCGATCTTGTCGTTGGGCGGAACGGTATCGGTAAGCAGCGAGCCGGGCGAAGGCACGGAATTTACGATCAGCCTGCCGCTGTATGCGATGCGGGATTTGGAGGCTGCACAATAA
- a CDS encoding YitT family protein, whose product MNRNRQAYRAFLLRRLWNKISHIIAGSLIQGCAMGVFLFPHSIPSGSGAGLAMLLNYWFHLPVSIGLWLVNISFLLFAVHYLGRVSAFGTIMVITITSVSVNFFEVYVKTSFGNLWIDLLVGSVVLGTGITILFRERVTNGGIGFVALAIAKSRRINPGTSLFIINVLIFSLTAIVIDWKIIIQALVCQWISTRVIKWLHRPSLLGRAFFHLAWRKK is encoded by the coding sequence GTGAACCGCAATCGCCAAGCTTACCGGGCTTTTCTCCTACGCCGCCTGTGGAATAAAATATCCCACATCATCGCGGGCTCCCTGATCCAGGGCTGCGCCATGGGCGTTTTTTTGTTTCCGCACTCCATTCCCTCCGGCAGCGGCGCAGGCCTTGCGATGCTGCTGAATTACTGGTTTCATCTGCCGGTGAGCATCGGATTGTGGCTGGTTAACATCTCCTTCCTTTTGTTTGCGGTGCATTACCTGGGACGGGTCAGCGCATTCGGGACGATTATGGTTATCACGATAACCTCGGTTTCCGTCAATTTTTTTGAAGTCTATGTCAAAACGTCTTTCGGCAATCTGTGGATCGATCTGCTGGTTGGCTCCGTCGTTTTGGGCACCGGAATTACCATCCTGTTCAGGGAGCGGGTGACGAACGGAGGAATCGGTTTTGTTGCGCTGGCCATCGCGAAATCGCGGAGAATCAATCCCGGGACCTCTTTGTTTATCATAAACGTTCTCATTTTTTCGCTGACTGCGATCGTGATCGATTGGAAGATTATTATCCAAGCCCTTGTATGCCAGTGGATATCGACACGCGTCATCAAGTGGCTGCACCGTCCCTCTTTGTTGGGAAGAGCGTTTTTCCATTTGGCCTGGCGCAAAAAATAA